A region from the Williamwhitmania taraxaci genome encodes:
- a CDS encoding peroxiredoxin has translation MEQNEVFSMPRIGDLAPDFEALTTKGKIKLSEFAKDKWIVLFSHPADFTPVCTTEMSGFALRKNEFEALNTELLGLSIDSIHAHLGWVNNVRQNTGVYFDFPIIADLDMKVSKLYGMLQPNESETAAVRAVFFIDPAKKIRLIMYYPLNVGRNMDEILRVLKGMQVADKFKVALPLDWKPGDKVILPAPRTLDEMNQRIADTTLEKVDFYLAKKEIQL, from the coding sequence ATGGAACAAAATGAAGTTTTTAGCATGCCACGTATTGGTGATTTAGCACCCGATTTTGAGGCATTAACCACTAAAGGAAAAATTAAACTTTCGGAGTTTGCTAAGGACAAGTGGATAGTTCTCTTCTCGCATCCGGCCGATTTTACACCGGTATGCACAACTGAAATGAGCGGTTTTGCTTTACGTAAAAATGAGTTCGAAGCGCTTAATACCGAGTTGTTGGGATTAAGTATCGATAGCATTCATGCCCACTTGGGTTGGGTGAATAACGTAAGACAAAACACTGGTGTCTACTTCGATTTTCCAATTATAGCCGACTTGGACATGAAAGTTTCGAAGCTATATGGGATGCTTCAGCCCAACGAAAGCGAAACTGCTGCTGTAAGAGCCGTATTTTTTATCGACCCAGCAAAAAAGATTCGCCTCATAATGTATTACCCGCTTAATGTGGGGCGTAACATGGACGAAATTCTAAGAGTGCTAAAGGGCATGCAAGTAGCTGATAAGTTTAAGGTTGCTTTGCCACTAGACTGGAAACCGGGTGATAAGGTAATTCTTCCTGCACCACGAACGCTAGATGAAATGAATCAGCGCATTGCAGATACTACGCTTGAAAAAGTAGATTTTTATCTTGCAAAAAAAGAGATTCAGCTGTAA
- a CDS encoding Dps family protein yields the protein MSNSKSFIGLDEVQSKQLVDKLNVLLATYQLFYINSRGFHWNIKGEKFFELHLKFEELYTDFQIKIDEVAERILTLGHQPLHSYTDYLAISKVKESKNVADGRKAVEEVLGSFKEVIMLQRELLSMSAEANDEGTNALMSDYIREQEKLVWMYSSFLGR from the coding sequence ATGAGCAATTCTAAATCATTCATTGGATTGGACGAGGTACAATCGAAACAGTTAGTTGACAAGCTTAACGTTCTTTTAGCAACATACCAACTCTTTTATATCAATAGTCGTGGCTTTCACTGGAACATTAAGGGTGAGAAGTTTTTTGAGCTACACCTAAAGTTTGAAGAGCTGTATACCGACTTCCAAATTAAAATTGACGAGGTTGCTGAGCGAATCTTAACGCTAGGCCATCAACCGCTACACAGCTATACCGACTATTTAGCAATATCAAAGGTTAAGGAGAGTAAGAATGTTGCCGATGGGCGAAAGGCAGTGGAGGAGGTGCTTGGTTCCTTTAAAGAGGTAATAATGCTGCAACGCGAACTACTGTCGATGTCGGCCGAAGCCAACGATGAAGGTACAAATGCACTCATGAGCGATTATATTCGTGAGCAAGAGAAGTTAGTTTGGATGTATTCCTCTTTTCTTGGACGATAA
- a CDS encoding hydrogen peroxide-inducible genes activator gives MNIQQLEYIVAIDTYRHFAKSAEATFVTQPTLSMMVQKLEEELEVKIFDRSKQPVVPTKIGEEIVMQARKALAEIAEIKSIVQNDRGLISGTLRIGIIPTLAPYLLPLFLKNFISKYPLVKLKVAEMISENIIEAIISGKLDAGLMATPLKDSRLKENRLFYEKFYAYVSPTEPEYEEETLHADKINTNNLWLLEEGHCFRSQIMRLCEIKQSSNSGKNLDYEAGSIETLIRIVDQSGGITIIPEMATYALTDTQKLSLRSFFDPSPVREVSIVSHREFVKKKLLNTLAEEINASLPQSILDQTNSIIIDI, from the coding sequence ATGAATATTCAACAGCTAGAATATATTGTTGCAATAGACACTTACAGGCACTTTGCTAAATCGGCAGAAGCCACATTTGTTACGCAACCAACCTTGAGCATGATGGTTCAGAAGTTGGAAGAGGAACTGGAGGTTAAAATCTTCGACCGAAGCAAACAGCCTGTTGTTCCAACAAAAATAGGCGAAGAGATAGTAATGCAAGCCCGCAAAGCACTGGCAGAAATAGCAGAAATAAAGAGTATCGTGCAAAACGATAGAGGATTGATATCGGGAACACTGCGAATTGGAATAATTCCCACACTTGCCCCCTACCTGCTACCGCTATTTCTAAAGAACTTCATATCGAAATACCCGTTGGTTAAGCTTAAGGTAGCCGAAATGATTAGCGAAAATATAATTGAAGCGATTATCAGCGGAAAACTTGATGCTGGATTAATGGCCACGCCGCTAAAAGATAGCAGGTTAAAGGAGAATAGATTGTTTTATGAAAAGTTCTATGCATACGTTTCTCCAACCGAGCCAGAATATGAAGAAGAAACATTGCATGCCGACAAAATTAACACGAATAACCTCTGGTTGCTTGAAGAAGGGCATTGCTTTCGTTCACAAATCATGAGGCTATGTGAAATTAAGCAATCGTCTAATAGTGGCAAGAATCTTGACTACGAAGCCGGAAGTATTGAGACTTTAATACGTATTGTAGACCAAAGCGGCGGCATAACAATAATTCCAGAGATGGCAACTTACGCCCTTACCGACACACAAAAGCTAAGCCTTAGATCATTTTTCGATCCTTCGCCAGTAAGGGAGGTTAGTATTGTAAGTCATAGAGAATTCGTTAAAAAAAAGCTACTCAACACACTTGCAGAAGAGATTAATGCTTCGCTTCCTCAGAGTATTCTCGATCAAACGAACAGTATAATAATTGATATTTAG
- a CDS encoding S8 family serine peptidase — translation MYPLRKLLAILGFTMMVLPFANAQSRYWIQLTDKRGTTFDPNTYFDRVQHEVAGDSTNFPLNESYLQQIKKVTGNIGRTSRWLNAVALSANKRELKALAKLPFVKDITPITGNYVHAEFDDHTNGSSDKLTEIYDILNRQTQRMGARYFTLMDSSIVINGKGIRIAVFDGGFPGVNTQEVFSHIRNENRIIATWDFTKNNENVYRGISHGTNVLSCIAGIHEGTAMGMATGAEFLLAITEVNSEPFSEEENWLAAVEWAHKNGADIISSSLGYTFNRYFPTDMDGKKTFVARAATLAARKGMLVINAAGNDGDSDWKVLGTPADADSILTVGGVSPDNNLHIDFSSYGPTADGRMKPNVSAFGKAVVAKPKGGVQIAYGTSFATPLISGFVACAWQINRNKSAMEMLKLIEQSGDLYPYFDYAHGYGVPQANFFIDSLKEPESTFDLYEDDTYYNVFVPAGYVKLLSGYNTTILFYNIENEKGVLTEYGAVRVYQEKALSLFKKSFKKGYKLNIKYLNYSGTFNLGDKEEVGPTKVVMHQ, via the coding sequence ATGTATCCACTCCGAAAACTACTTGCCATTTTGGGTTTTACCATGATGGTTCTACCATTCGCTAATGCACAATCGCGCTATTGGATTCAACTTACCGATAAACGAGGAACAACCTTCGACCCTAATACCTATTTTGATAGGGTACAGCATGAGGTTGCGGGTGATTCCACCAATTTCCCCCTCAATGAATCCTACTTACAGCAGATAAAAAAGGTAACAGGAAATATTGGTCGAACCAGCCGATGGCTTAATGCCGTAGCGCTCTCTGCCAACAAAAGAGAGCTAAAAGCACTAGCCAAACTTCCATTTGTTAAAGACATTACCCCAATTACCGGCAACTATGTTCATGCAGAGTTTGACGATCATACGAATGGCAGCTCAGACAAACTTACCGAAATCTATGACATTCTTAACCGGCAAACCCAGCGAATGGGGGCTCGTTACTTTACTTTGATGGACTCGTCCATTGTAATTAATGGCAAGGGTATTCGGATTGCAGTTTTCGATGGTGGCTTTCCTGGAGTTAACACACAGGAAGTATTTAGCCATATTCGAAACGAAAACAGGATCATTGCTACGTGGGATTTTACCAAGAACAATGAAAACGTGTATCGCGGCATATCCCACGGCACCAATGTATTGTCTTGTATTGCAGGTATTCACGAAGGAACTGCAATGGGTATGGCTACGGGAGCCGAATTTTTGCTTGCCATTACCGAAGTAAACAGTGAGCCATTCTCGGAGGAAGAAAACTGGCTTGCAGCCGTAGAGTGGGCACACAAAAATGGAGCAGACATTATTAGCAGCTCGTTGGGATACACCTTTAATCGCTACTTCCCTACCGATATGGATGGAAAGAAAACCTTTGTAGCACGCGCAGCCACACTGGCAGCCCGAAAAGGTATGCTTGTGATAAATGCTGCCGGCAACGATGGCGATAGCGACTGGAAGGTTCTGGGAACGCCTGCCGATGCCGATTCCATTCTAACCGTAGGCGGTGTGTCGCCCGACAACAACCTCCATATTGATTTCTCATCCTATGGTCCGACAGCCGATGGCCGAATGAAGCCCAATGTATCGGCTTTTGGAAAAGCAGTAGTGGCAAAACCAAAAGGCGGCGTTCAAATTGCCTACGGTACCTCGTTTGCTACGCCTCTGATTTCGGGGTTTGTGGCCTGTGCTTGGCAAATAAACCGGAATAAATCGGCAATGGAGATGCTAAAGCTTATCGAACAGTCGGGCGATCTATATCCTTACTTCGATTACGCCCATGGCTACGGGGTGCCACAGGCCAACTTCTTTATCGATTCCCTGAAGGAACCCGAATCCACCTTCGACCTTTACGAAGACGACACCTATTATAATGTATTTGTTCCAGCCGGTTATGTGAAGTTACTCTCGGGATACAACACTACCATCCTATTTTACAATATTGAGAACGAAAAGGGTGTCCTTACCGAATATGGTGCCGTTAGAGTTTACCAAGAAAAAGCACTAAGCCTATTCAAAAAATCATTCAAGAAGGGTTATAAGCTAAACATTAAGTATCTGAACTACTCGGGTACCTTCAACCTCGGCGACAAAGAGGAAGTAGGCCCCACTAAGGTGGTAATGCACCAATAA
- a CDS encoding dipeptidase, with amino-acid sequence MKKLFSILMAGALAITVQTGFACTNYIITKGASADGSVMISYAADSHIRYGELYYRPGGPQPAGATYKIYDRGTLKYLGEIPQPALTYTVIGFMNEHQVAIGETTYGGKAELEDTTGMIDYGSLMFLGLHRAKTAREAIKVMAELVDKYGYYSSGESFSVGDANEAWIFEIIGKGTEMAIDKKTGKSYNKNKGAVWVAIRIPDGYISSHANQARITTFPLANGKTSISSKTMDKIFLPSVEVVYSQDVITFARSKGYFTGKDEEFSFSDTYAPMTFDAARFSEARVWSFFKAVNKDMWSYIDYAKGENLKHRMPLYIKPDHKLTPQDLMAAKRDHLEGTDMDMSKDPGAGPYGLPYRWRPLTYKVNGKEYFNERTTATQQTGFSFIAQLRSWLPNPIGGIFWFGVDDAATTVYVPIYAGVRKAPESFAEGNGDMLTYSETSAFWTFNKVANFTYLRYNLMIEDVVKVQKELESSYVEMIPTVDQTAQKIYAENPERARDFLTTFSSATANSAVKRWEQLFQFLLVKYIDGNVKKEKDGKFLRNEHGFVPSPSQPGYPEWWLKEVVDKTGNKFEMPTGGASH; translated from the coding sequence ATGAAGAAGTTATTCTCAATTCTGATGGCAGGTGCGCTGGCAATAACCGTTCAAACGGGATTCGCCTGCACCAACTACATCATTACGAAGGGAGCATCTGCCGACGGCTCGGTAATGATCTCCTATGCTGCCGATTCCCATATTCGGTATGGCGAACTTTACTACCGTCCAGGTGGACCACAACCAGCGGGAGCCACCTACAAGATTTACGACAGAGGAACCCTTAAATACTTAGGCGAAATACCTCAACCAGCCTTAACCTACACGGTTATTGGTTTCATGAATGAGCATCAGGTAGCCATTGGCGAAACAACCTATGGTGGAAAAGCCGAGCTGGAGGATACCACCGGGATGATTGATTACGGAAGTCTTATGTTTCTTGGACTTCACAGGGCCAAGACCGCTCGTGAGGCCATTAAGGTAATGGCCGAGTTAGTAGATAAGTATGGTTATTACAGCAGCGGTGAGTCATTCTCCGTTGGCGACGCCAACGAGGCTTGGATTTTCGAAATCATTGGCAAAGGTACCGAAATGGCTATCGACAAAAAGACAGGCAAGAGCTACAACAAGAATAAGGGTGCCGTATGGGTTGCCATACGCATTCCCGATGGATACATCTCTTCGCACGCAAATCAAGCCCGCATAACTACCTTTCCACTTGCCAATGGAAAAACCTCCATTTCGAGCAAAACAATGGACAAGATTTTCCTTCCTTCCGTTGAAGTAGTCTACTCGCAAGATGTAATTACGTTTGCCCGTAGCAAAGGCTATTTTACAGGAAAAGATGAAGAGTTTAGCTTCTCCGACACCTATGCACCCATGACCTTTGACGCAGCACGTTTCAGCGAAGCACGTGTATGGAGTTTCTTTAAGGCAGTGAATAAGGATATGTGGAGTTACATCGACTATGCCAAGGGAGAAAACCTAAAGCACCGGATGCCACTTTACATTAAGCCCGACCATAAGCTTACCCCTCAAGACTTAATGGCGGCTAAGCGCGATCACCTCGAAGGTACCGATATGGATATGAGCAAAGATCCCGGAGCGGGCCCATACGGCCTACCCTACCGCTGGCGTCCCCTTACCTATAAGGTAAATGGTAAAGAGTATTTCAACGAGCGCACCACCGCTACCCAACAAACAGGATTCTCATTTATTGCCCAACTGCGCAGCTGGTTGCCCAACCCTATTGGGGGAATCTTCTGGTTTGGCGTTGATGATGCTGCCACTACCGTGTATGTGCCCATTTATGCCGGGGTAAGAAAAGCACCCGAAAGCTTTGCCGAAGGAAATGGGGATATGCTTACCTATTCCGAAACCTCCGCCTTTTGGACGTTCAACAAGGTAGCCAATTTCACCTACCTGCGTTACAATCTCATGATAGAAGATGTCGTAAAGGTTCAAAAAGAGTTGGAAAGTAGCTATGTGGAGATGATACCTACAGTTGATCAGACTGCCCAAAAAATTTATGCCGAGAACCCAGAAAGAGCAAGGGATTTCCTTACCACATTTTCGTCGGCCACGGCCAATAGCGCCGTTAAAAGATGGGAACAACTGTTCCAATTCCTTTTGGTTAAGTATATCGATGGAAATGTAAAGAAGGAAAAGGACGGCAAGTTTTTAAGAAATGAGCATGGCTTTGTTCCCTCACCCAGCCAACCGGGATATCCTGAGTGGTGGTTGAAGGAAGTAGTCGATAAAACAGGAAATAAGTTTGAGATGCCCACCGGCGGGGCTTCCCACTAA
- a CDS encoding OsmC family protein: MSKVSVNTEWKGNMKFEADVFGHKIVVDADEASGGEDSGARPKPLLLVALAGCTGMDVVSILKKMHVAFDGLNIMVEADQTEEHPKHYEAMKVIYEFKGKDLPMDKLTKAVELSEERYCGVNAMFKKAMKMSYEIRVVE; the protein is encoded by the coding sequence ATGAGTAAGGTTTCTGTAAATACCGAATGGAAAGGGAATATGAAATTTGAGGCCGATGTTTTTGGTCATAAGATTGTTGTTGATGCCGATGAGGCCTCGGGCGGTGAGGACTCCGGTGCTCGACCAAAACCCCTTCTCTTGGTTGCGCTGGCTGGCTGCACCGGAATGGATGTTGTTTCCATTCTTAAGAAAATGCATGTGGCGTTTGATGGGCTTAACATCATGGTGGAGGCCGATCAAACCGAGGAACATCCGAAGCACTATGAAGCCATGAAGGTAATTTATGAATTCAAGGGCAAGGATCTACCAATGGATAAGCTTACCAAGGCCGTTGAACTGTCGGAAGAGCGCTACTGTGGTGTAAATGCCATGTTTAAGAAGGCCATGAAAATGAGTTACGAGATTCGAGTGGTTGAATAG
- a CDS encoding acyltransferase family protein, with protein MQKKIDLIQVVRGVGALLVCSFHMKTLLNTPTFAYGSFFFGSGAIGVPLFFILSGFIIFYTTQNSARSVTYVRIFALKRIVRIVPLYYLVTLIWIVGLGQVGYYLARRPDLLLSALTFVPSFTSTVGPSFGFPPVAIGWTLAYEMLFYLIFCVSLFFGKFRYAVLSLLIVSIVVGLPFLVGASVNFDASHAYGFSVRYLEVMASPVMLYFLLGVLLGWIYQSSFAIKSHTISFLMVGVSLVYFWLAYFGIGHLSNNIFANMLSCGALLFSLLMWHKNRPISFFKPLVYLGDISYSLYLVHPLVIVFLPKILRSVGLASLANGPVLFVLAIIVILLISAISYEFFERKMLSRISRAIV; from the coding sequence GTGCAAAAAAAAATTGATTTAATTCAGGTAGTAAGAGGTGTTGGTGCTTTGCTCGTTTGCTCATTTCATATGAAAACGCTGCTTAATACTCCAACGTTTGCCTATGGAAGCTTCTTTTTTGGCTCTGGAGCAATTGGTGTTCCTCTTTTCTTTATTCTTAGTGGATTTATCATCTTCTACACCACGCAAAATAGCGCACGCAGCGTTACTTATGTTCGTATTTTTGCGCTTAAACGCATAGTTCGCATTGTTCCCCTTTACTATTTGGTTACCCTTATTTGGATTGTTGGACTGGGGCAGGTGGGCTACTATCTTGCTCGCAGGCCCGATTTGCTTCTTAGTGCGCTCACCTTTGTGCCTTCCTTTACAAGCACTGTGGGGCCCTCTTTCGGCTTTCCTCCTGTTGCCATTGGATGGACTCTGGCCTACGAAATGCTGTTTTACTTGATCTTTTGCGTTAGCCTCTTCTTTGGTAAATTCCGATATGCGGTTCTTTCGTTACTCATTGTTTCAATTGTTGTTGGTCTTCCTTTTCTAGTAGGCGCATCGGTTAACTTCGATGCTTCACACGCTTATGGGTTTAGCGTTAGGTATTTGGAAGTAATGGCGAGCCCGGTAATGCTCTACTTTTTGTTAGGGGTTTTGTTAGGATGGATTTACCAATCCTCCTTTGCGATTAAGTCGCACACCATTTCTTTTTTAATGGTTGGGGTATCGCTGGTTTACTTTTGGCTTGCCTACTTTGGTATTGGCCACCTTTCCAATAATATTTTCGCAAACATGCTCTCCTGCGGCGCTCTTTTGTTCAGCCTGCTGATGTGGCATAAGAATCGACCCATTTCCTTTTTCAAGCCATTGGTATATCTGGGCGATATTTCCTATTCCTTATACTTAGTTCATCCGTTGGTCATTGTGTTTCTTCCAAAGATTCTACGTTCGGTGGGCCTTGCCAGTTTGGCTAATGGTCCGGTCCTATTTGTGTTGGCAATTATTGTAATCCTTCTCATTTCGGCTATCAGCTATGAATTTTTTGAACGGAAAATGCTTAGCAGGATTTCGCGCGCGATAGTATAG
- a CDS encoding arginine repressor: MVKNSRKQEIKRVILSLKISNQDELLEELRKLGYELTQATLSRDLKELGVAKMPDNEKGYIYVLPEKMGMQERMPTSLNMPSVSVLSLEFSYQFGILRTLPGFASSVAIYIDSHHAKEIAGTIAGDDTILIIPREPASHDDVRRALKKILPSISA, translated from the coding sequence ATGGTTAAGAATAGCCGCAAGCAGGAGATAAAAAGAGTTATCCTTTCGTTAAAAATATCCAACCAAGACGAACTTCTGGAAGAACTTCGAAAGTTAGGATATGAATTAACCCAAGCTACGCTATCGCGCGATCTTAAAGAGCTGGGTGTAGCAAAAATGCCCGATAACGAAAAGGGATACATTTACGTGCTGCCCGAGAAGATGGGCATGCAGGAACGAATGCCTACCTCCCTTAACATGCCCTCGGTAAGCGTTCTTTCGCTCGAATTCTCCTACCAATTTGGCATACTCCGAACCCTACCGGGATTTGCCAGCAGCGTGGCCATTTACATCGACTCGCATCACGCAAAGGAGATTGCCGGAACCATTGCCGGCGACGATACCATCCTTATTATTCCTCGCGAACCAGCCTCGCACGATGATGTAAGACGGGCGCTTAAGAAAATACTACCTTCAATATCGGCATAG